From Aspergillus fumigatus Af293 chromosome 5, whole genome shotgun sequence, a single genomic window includes:
- a CDS encoding mitochondrial 37S ribosomal protein mS45, with the protein MPPRIQNQLVSGSLLPYLSSTSSTSSTSSTCISKLSQTCSSRPFCSSPAAQTRLRNEMFAWINGEGAQLKQHTPGRTNYITRLKGNAGNRPFPLNPNFVSEPILSEELRNEIHRRVVDKKQSVRAVSVDLGVDMRRVAAVVRLVELEKRWKQQGKSLALPYARAVHEMVPTTPLRNDLNIRPHESINDLPVHRLTDPQIFYPVSESRQFTRVDAGRVFSAAPALPHKEAERAVAHPDEAISKITQDPARIERVGKGDDEQQVLQPADVRIPHPHLVSHERQVKSNPNEFRENMKLYRERLQQEEAIEQERKRLAKERAEQRLVRVQPEGSRFEFRIKDVVVSRETTGTDGRGAQAPGRRYGVPTYDRKKGQIKIPTRVEV; encoded by the exons ATGCCTCCCCGAATACAAAACCAGCTGGTCTCGGGCTCTCTCCTCCCTTACCTCTCCTCTACTTCCTCgacctcttcaacctcttcCACATGTATCTCCAAGCTCTCACAAACATGCTCCTCTCGTCCCTTCTGCTCCTCGCCCGCTGCTCAGACCAGGCTGCGGAATGAGATGTTCGCGTGGATCAACGGCGAAGGTGCTCAATTGAAACAACACACGCCAGGGCGAACGAATTACATTACTCGCCTCAAGGGCAATGCCGGTAATCGGCCCTTTCCTCTGAACCCTAATTTCGTCAGTGAGCCCATACTCAGCGAGGAGCTGCGCAATGAGATCCACCGGCGCGTTGTGGACAAAAAGCAGAGTGTGCGTGCAGTCAGTGTCGACCTCGGTGTGGATATGCGACGAGTAGCAGCCGTGGTTCGATTAGTAGAATTAGAGAAGCGATGGAAACAACAG GGAAAATCGCTAGCATTGCCATACGCTCGTGCAGTCCACGAGATGGTCCCAACCACCCCCCTCCGCAATGACCTGAACATTCGACCCCACGAGTCCATTAACGATCTCCCCGTCCACCGCCTCACCGATCCCCAGATCTTCTACCCCGTCTCCGAGTCCCGGCAATTCACCCGTGTTGACGCCGGTCGCGTGTTCTCCGCCGCTCCCGCCCTGCCACACAAAGAAGCCGAGCGCGCCGTGGCCCACCCCGACGAGGCTATAAGCAAGATCACGCAGGACCCAGCCCGCATTGAGCGCGTCGGTAAGGGCGACGACGAGCAGCAGGTCCTCCAGCCCGCGGACGTGCGCATCCCGCACCCGCACCTGGTTTCCCACGAGCGCCAGGTGAAGTCGAACCCCAACGAGTTCCGCGAGAACATGAAGCTCTACCGCGAGCGGCTCCAGCAGGAGGAGGCGATCGAGCAGGAACGCAAGAGACTCGCCAAGGAGCGCGCCGAGCAGCGGCTTGTCCGCGTGCAGCCTGAGGGCTCGCGGTTCGAGTTCCGCATCAAGGATGTCGTTGTCAGTCGCGAGACGACGGGCACGGATGGTCGTGGTGCCCAGGCGCCCGGTCGGAGATACGGTGTGCCTACATACGACCGCAAGAAGGGACAGATCAAGATCCCTACTCGCGTGGAGGTCTAA